The nucleotide window ccatcaaaacaCACTATTGAAGATAACATTATAACACCAAGGAACCATTTCACTTACCCTCCATACACAGCTCGCATGTCCATAACATTCCTAACAGATGACCAGTTAATCCCCATTCCATTTAGATATGATTTGGTCACCACGCGTTTCCAGTGCTCATAGTCTGCAGTGAAATCCTCGGGGGCAGGTTTCCCATAAACACCAACTTGGGAACTTAACAACCAGTAAGGTGTCTTGTCCAACCTCGATGGCCACTGTTCAGGCCATTCAGACCCACGCTCTTTTGCATCTACAGGCACTTTGTGCATGCATGCTTGTAGTGGCACATTCCTGTGTACAACAAATCAACCATGGATGAGGGCAGCTATAGAGCTTGAAAATTATAGTTGTCTTCAGGTTTGCAACCAGTAACACCATTTCCAATTCTATGGAGAGAACAGTTGTGTTCTTCCAAATGCATCATAGTATTCTTTCACATGATTTAAGAATCAATGAGAAAATATCCATTCACCAACACAATAGAAGTTAAGCAGGCTCATTACGCCATAAATAGAACTTTGTGATTTGATCCAGAAAGATTCTTGACAACTAAATCAAATGTCCGGAAATTTAATGTTCCAATTTCttcattgaatttaaaaaatatacaaatatatgaaagaaaaaacgaAGTTAAAGATAACAAGTACCAGGCTGCATTTGGATCATCGGAGTTACCACAGAGAGGAGGATTGCTCTGTGATCTTTTCTCATAGCACTCATTTGAAGTGGGCTTTCTGTATATGGCTGCACCAACTCCATTTATTGTATCCTTATTAATTGACACAAGTTCCCAGCATAGCGATTTCGTTAGTTCCTTCATGGCTGTAAATGTTCCCCACAAAATTGCCTCATTAGAATTCACCAACCaagtccaaataaaaaattctaaagatacaaggttttaaataatttacaaTTCCATATTTGAACATCTTCAGCCAGCTTCTGATAAACTGGAGTAGCAGACCAGACAAAGAAACCACCAGGTCTCAATACACGATTCAGCTCCAATAGAAGCTTACCACCTGCATATCATACTTAATGTGAAtgtccaaaacaaaagaattgaccaaaaaagccCCCTCTAACTATTACTACAGCAGAAAAGGCTGGCTAAACATCTTCCAAATGTAGAAGCCTCTTCGGTTTTTGTTCACCAACACTTTTCTATCATAAAAATCATGGAAGTAGAAAACAGTATTTAAGATGCAACCAAACAAGATTTGAAAACTTCTTCCAGAAGAAGTTTCAGAAAACAAGcttgaaaacaaaaggcatCAAAACAATGTTTTCAAAATCTCTTTCAAGTTTTCAAATCAGAAGACTTATTGTTGCTTTTCAACATCATTTATAACAGTTCTGGAAAACTCAGCTGAACAGGGCCCTTACTTCTCACATATGGAAACAGAAATTTAAACAACAATCTAAACCCAGATGATCTTGATTTCATTTAGTCgtcacaaattaaataaagtaATTGGAATACCTTCTATATGCCAAGGAACCCTGCAGCGGGCACAGTGGACAACATCAAAAACTTTGCTGGGGAAAGGAAGCCTTTTCGTGCCCATTACGGCAGATATAGCAGGAATTCCTCTTTCAAGTGCAAACTGCACTTGAGCTTCATGCTCATCTTTTGGGGCAAATGACATTGCAAGGACATCTCTGTCAAAGAGATAGCCTCCAAAGCTTGCAACCCCACATCCAACATCCAATATGACACGTGATCGTTTCCCCCATGCAATATCAGGAACAGACTGCAAGATAAAGACAATTAAAGCTAAGCAAAATGTAATTTTGATTAGCACTAAGAAGAACAGTTACTAGTAGACTAAGTGCAAACTaattatttgaaaacagttaTTTATTTCCCAAAGACCATCAAGTTAAAATGATGAAATTACTACTACGTTGATCTTATAATAGAGAGTTTATAAAAGTGAGCCCTGGAACGCTTTTAGCATAAATAGGTCTCAAGTCTAACATCCCAGAACTACAAAGATTGGATGCAACACATTGTTGACTATACAAAGAATATTCCTCAAGGCATGagttgattaaaatattaggggGGAAAATCCAAGGATTGAATGCACACATTGTGACAATGCAGTAAATGTGCATGCAGATTTACAGAAAGAAACTAAACTGGCATGCAAAGTAATACAAGTGGACTGGATGTGAAAAGGATCAGATGAATAAAAGCATTCACCTCTTGTATGAAATCTATATAATGAAGAGCACCACGCTTGAATTGAGTTCCACCACCAGGAAAAGTAAGATATTCACCAGTAACTTTGACCCAATTCTGATGTCCCTTAACTTGAGCAAGCTTGGTATGGGGAACATTGTAGTACCATATCTGCAACAATGCACCTTATCAATTTATCTCAGAAAGGAGAGAGTTAATGTGGAAATAAATTGGCATTTTAATTCAGTTATATACCTTTTCCCTGCTCTTTGGCCATTCAATTGAGCGTCTATATCCTTCCGGCACAGGAAGAAGGCAGGTGGGGGCCTCTTCGGGACAGTGCCTCTCACGATGTTCGTAATGCTTGGTACTATGAAGACTTTTAATGGCTTGCAAATTGTCAAGGCATGGGATGAAATCAGGCCCAGCAGTGGAATTGCAGAGTTTCCAGTTGTAACTAGTTTGCTGATTTGAAGAAAGTTGAGCCTCCTTCTCATTTTTTGACTCTGCCGATTGAGTTGACCATGACCCATTTTGAGTTGCAGTCTCGTTCAACAGCTCTGACTGAGCAACAGAAGGAAAAACCTCATTACTACTCTGGTTTTTGGCCTgcccattttcctttttctcaccATCTGACTCCTTAGTGTCAGTTAGGTCCACTTTCTCCTCTATCTGACCATTCACGTTTTCAGTATCCTTAGTTTCATCCGATTTCTTGTCATCGTCACTGGAATCAGACTTCTTCTCATTATCATTTTCAGTACCAtcactcttcttctctccatcTTCTTGATTCGACTCACCATTTTCCACCTTAGAATCTAAATCCTCCGTTTTACTTCCTCCGTTCTCTGTTTCAGTTTTTGACCCATCTTCAGATTTCTcctcattcttctcttcagtTTTCTCCTCAGGCGTGTCTTCAGTCTTTTCAACAAATTTCTCCTCAGTCTTCTCCTCTGACTTCCCTTCGACCTTCTCTTCAACTTGAGTAGCACCATCACTGCTGTCTCCTTTGGTTGCATCCTCAGGTAAATCACCTGGGTTATCTTCAAATTGCCTGGTAGTGCCCTCATTGGTGTCACTCACTTGTTCCTTCACATCAACCTTATTGTTGTCTTGCTCGTTGAGCTCGCTCTTTTTCTCCTGAGGTACATCTACATTTTGAACAGGAACTACAGACGACGAGGTCATCATCCAAACCCCGACCAAGCACAAAGCTACAAACACCACAATGGTCACGGTCGAGCAGTAACTACTCGCCGAAGACCTCCTATTGTCTACTCTAGTATATTTCCCTGTCGCCATGTTTTCCCAGCACAAGTGTTCCGTAATAATCTACAcctgaaaattgaaacaacataaatacaaaaacaaattacgCAACAACGTAATTCAATGC belongs to Prunus persica cultivar Lovell chromosome G4, Prunus_persica_NCBIv2, whole genome shotgun sequence and includes:
- the LOC18781119 gene encoding probable methyltransferase PMT26, whose product is MATGKYTRVDNRRSSASSYCSTVTIVVFVALCLVGVWMMTSSSVVPVQNVDVPQEKKSELNEQDNNKVDVKEQVSDTNEGTTRQFEDNPGDLPEDATKGDSSDGATQVEEKVEGKSEEKTEEKFVEKTEDTPEEKTEEKNEEKSEDGSKTETENGGSKTEDLDSKVENGESNQEDGEKKSDGTENDNEKKSDSSDDDKKSDETKDTENVNGQIEEKVDLTDTKESDGEKKENGQAKNQSSNEVFPSVAQSELLNETATQNGSWSTQSAESKNEKEAQLSSNQQTSYNWKLCNSTAGPDFIPCLDNLQAIKSLHSTKHYEHRERHCPEEAPTCLLPVPEGYRRSIEWPKSREKIWYYNVPHTKLAQVKGHQNWVKVTGEYLTFPGGGTQFKRGALHYIDFIQESVPDIAWGKRSRVILDVGCGVASFGGYLFDRDVLAMSFAPKDEHEAQVQFALERGIPAISAVMGTKRLPFPSKVFDVVHCARCRVPWHIEGGKLLLELNRVLRPGGFFVWSATPVYQKLAEDVQIWNSMKELTKSLCWELVSINKDTINGVGAAIYRKPTSNECYEKRSQSNPPLCGNSDDPNAAWNVPLQACMHKVPVDAKERGSEWPEQWPSRLDKTPYWLLSSQVGVYGKPAPEDFTADYEHWKRVVTKSYLNGMGINWSSVRNVMDMRAVYGGFAAALKDLKIWVMNVVSVDSPDTLPIIYERGLFGIYHDWCESFSTYPRSYDLLHADHLFSKLKKRCNLAAVVAEVDRILRPEGKLIVRDDVETINELENMVKSMQWEVRMTYSKDKEGLLCVQKSLWRPKESETLKYAIA